Proteins encoded within one genomic window of Bos indicus x Bos taurus breed Angus x Brahman F1 hybrid chromosome 18, Bos_hybrid_MaternalHap_v2.0, whole genome shotgun sequence:
- the SETD6 gene encoding N-lysine methyltransferase SETD6 isoform X4 — MATQAKRRRVAGPAGSDDDPAPVASFLSWCQRVGLELSPKVAVSRQGTVAGYGMVARESVQPGELLFAVPRAALLSQHTCSISGVLERERGALQSQSGWVPLLLALLHEMQAPASPWSPYFALWPELGRLQHPMFCPRVRSLELYRQLVALVMAYSFQEPLEEEEDEKEPNSPLMVPAADILNHLANHNANLEYSPTCLRMVAIQPIPKGHEIFNTYGQMANWQLIHMYGFAEPYPDNTNDTADIQMVTVREAALQGTKVEAERLLLYERWDFLCKLEMVGEEGAFVIGREEVLTEEELATTLKVLCMPAEEFREFKDQNGWEDDKSEEDSLTITDIPKLKASWRQLLRDSVLLTLQTYATDLKTEQDLLSNKEVYAALSWREQQALQVRYGQKMILHRLLELTR; from the exons ATGGCGACCCAGGCAAAGCGCCGGCGG GTGGCCGGGCCTGCGGGCAGCGACGACGACCCGGCCCCGGTGGCCAGCTTCCTGAGCTGGTGCCAGCGGGTGGGACTGGAGCTGAGTCCCAAG GTGGCGGTGAGCCGGCAGGGCACGGTGGCCGGCTACGGCATGGTGGCCCGGGAGAGCGTGCAGCCCGGGGAACTGCTGTTCGCGGTGCCGCGGGCCGCGCTCCTGTCGCAGCACACCTGCTCCATCAGCGGTGTGCTGGAACGAG AGCGAGGCGCGCTGCAGAGCCAGTCGGGCTGGGTGCCGCTGCTGCTGGCGCTACTCCACGAGATGCAGGCCCCGGCCTCGCCCTGGAGCCCCTACTTTGCGCTCTGGCCCGAGCTGGGCCGCTTGCAGCACCCCATGTTCTG CCCCAGGGTCCGATCTCTGGAACTCTACCGCCAGCTCGTGGCTCTTGTGATGGCCTACAG CTTTCAGGAACcactggaggaagaggaggatgaaaaGGAGCCAAACTCCCCTTTGATGGTGCCTGCTGCAGACATACTAAACCATTTAGCCAATCACAATGCCAATCTAGAATACTCTCCA ACTTGTCTTCGGATGGTGGCCATTCAGCCCATTCCTAAAGGCCATGAGATCTTCAACACTTACGGGCAAATGGCTAACTGGCAACTGATTCACATGTATGGTTTTGCTGAACCGTATCCCGACAACACGAATGACACAGCTGACATTCAGATGGTGACTGTTCGTGAAGCCGCGTTACAGG GGACAAAAGTTGAAGCTGAAAGGCTCCTACTCTATGAACGCTGGGATTTCTTATGCAAATTGGAGATGGTAGGGGAAGAGGGAGCCTTTGTGATTGGGCGTGAAGAGGTACTGACTGAAGAGGAACTGGCCACTACACTCAAG GTACTGTGCATGCCTGCTGAGGAGTTCAGAGAGTTTAAAGACCAGAATGGATGGGAAGATGATAAAAGTGAAGAAGACAGCCTGACAATCACAGATATCCCCAAACTCAAAGCATCATGGAGACAGCTTCTTCGGGACAGTGTTTTGTTGACCCTGCAAACCTATGCCACAGACTTAAAAACTGAGCAAGATTTACTCAGCAATAAGGAGGTCTATGCGGCACTTAGCTGGAGGGAACAGCAAGCCTTACAGGTGCGTTATGGTCAGAAGATGATTCTACACCGGCTGTTGGAGCTGACACGTTAG
- the SETD6 gene encoding N-lysine methyltransferase SETD6 isoform X2: MATQAKRRRVAGPAGSDDDPAPVASFLSWCQRVGLELSPKVAVSRQGTVAGYGMVARESVQPGELLFAVPRAALLSQHTCSISGVLERGGHADRGGETPSWARGVPNLRVSPRARRAAEPVGLGAAAAGATPRDAGPGLALEPLLCALARAGPLAAPHVLARGGAPAIAAGHRRTRGRGEGFGQHPQRVLFHCAALHGRPPRSFQPQGPISGTLPPARGSCDGLQTCLRMVAIQPIPKGHEIFNTYGQMANWQLIHMYGFAEPYPDNTNDTADIQMVTVREAALQGTKVEAERLLLYERWDFLCKLEMVGEEGAFVIGREEVLTEEELATTLKVLCMPAEEFREFKDQNGWEDDKSEEDSLTITDIPKLKASWRQLLRDSVLLTLQTYATDLKTEQDLLSNKEVYAALSWREQQALQVRYGQKMILHRLLELTR; this comes from the exons ATGGCGACCCAGGCAAAGCGCCGGCGG GTGGCCGGGCCTGCGGGCAGCGACGACGACCCGGCCCCGGTGGCCAGCTTCCTGAGCTGGTGCCAGCGGGTGGGACTGGAGCTGAGTCCCAAG GTGGCGGTGAGCCGGCAGGGCACGGTGGCCGGCTACGGCATGGTGGCCCGGGAGAGCGTGCAGCCCGGGGAACTGCTGTTCGCGGTGCCGCGGGCCGCGCTCCTGTCGCAGCACACCTGCTCCATCAGCGGTGTGCTGGAACGAGGTGGGCACGCCGACAGGGGTGGAGAGACGCCGAGTTGGGCCCGCGGGGTCCCTAATCTTCGTGTCTCCCCCAGAGCGAGGCGCGCTGCAGAGCCAGTCGGGCTGGGTGCCGCTGCTGCTGGCGCTACTCCACGAGATGCAGGCCCCGGCCTCGCCCTGGAGCCCCTACTTTGCGCTCTGGCCCGAGCTGGGCCGCTTGCAGCACCCCATGTTCTG GCCAGAGGAGGAGCGCCGGCGATTGCTGCAGGGCACAGGCGTACCCGAGGCCGTGGAGAAGGATTTGGTCAACATCCGCAgcgagtattattccattgtgctGCCCTTCATGGACGCCCACCCCGATCTTTTCAGCCCCAGGGTCCGATCTCTGGAACTCTACCGCCAGCTCGTGGCTCTTGTGATGGCCTACAG ACTTGTCTTCGGATGGTGGCCATTCAGCCCATTCCTAAAGGCCATGAGATCTTCAACACTTACGGGCAAATGGCTAACTGGCAACTGATTCACATGTATGGTTTTGCTGAACCGTATCCCGACAACACGAATGACACAGCTGACATTCAGATGGTGACTGTTCGTGAAGCCGCGTTACAGG GGACAAAAGTTGAAGCTGAAAGGCTCCTACTCTATGAACGCTGGGATTTCTTATGCAAATTGGAGATGGTAGGGGAAGAGGGAGCCTTTGTGATTGGGCGTGAAGAGGTACTGACTGAAGAGGAACTGGCCACTACACTCAAG GTACTGTGCATGCCTGCTGAGGAGTTCAGAGAGTTTAAAGACCAGAATGGATGGGAAGATGATAAAAGTGAAGAAGACAGCCTGACAATCACAGATATCCCCAAACTCAAAGCATCATGGAGACAGCTTCTTCGGGACAGTGTTTTGTTGACCCTGCAAACCTATGCCACAGACTTAAAAACTGAGCAAGATTTACTCAGCAATAAGGAGGTCTATGCGGCACTTAGCTGGAGGGAACAGCAAGCCTTACAGGTGCGTTATGGTCAGAAGATGATTCTACACCGGCTGTTGGAGCTGACACGTTAG
- the SETD6 gene encoding N-lysine methyltransferase SETD6 isoform X5 — MATQAKRRRVAGPAGSDDDPAPVASFLSWCQRVGLELSPKVAVSRQGTVAGYGMVARESVQPGELLFAVPRAALLSQHTCSISGVLERGGHADRGGETPSWARGVPNLRVSPRARRAAEPVGLGAAAAGATPRDAGPGLALEPLLCALARAGPLAAPHVLPQGPISGTLPPARGSCDGLQTCLRMVAIQPIPKGHEIFNTYGQMANWQLIHMYGFAEPYPDNTNDTADIQMVTVREAALQGTKVEAERLLLYERWDFLCKLEMVGEEGAFVIGREEVLTEEELATTLKVLCMPAEEFREFKDQNGWEDDKSEEDSLTITDIPKLKASWRQLLRDSVLLTLQTYATDLKTEQDLLSNKEVYAALSWREQQALQVRYGQKMILHRLLELTR; from the exons ATGGCGACCCAGGCAAAGCGCCGGCGG GTGGCCGGGCCTGCGGGCAGCGACGACGACCCGGCCCCGGTGGCCAGCTTCCTGAGCTGGTGCCAGCGGGTGGGACTGGAGCTGAGTCCCAAG GTGGCGGTGAGCCGGCAGGGCACGGTGGCCGGCTACGGCATGGTGGCCCGGGAGAGCGTGCAGCCCGGGGAACTGCTGTTCGCGGTGCCGCGGGCCGCGCTCCTGTCGCAGCACACCTGCTCCATCAGCGGTGTGCTGGAACGAGGTGGGCACGCCGACAGGGGTGGAGAGACGCCGAGTTGGGCCCGCGGGGTCCCTAATCTTCGTGTCTCCCCCAGAGCGAGGCGCGCTGCAGAGCCAGTCGGGCTGGGTGCCGCTGCTGCTGGCGCTACTCCACGAGATGCAGGCCCCGGCCTCGCCCTGGAGCCCCTACTTTGCGCTCTGGCCCGAGCTGGGCCGCTTGCAGCACCCCATGTTCTG CCCCAGGGTCCGATCTCTGGAACTCTACCGCCAGCTCGTGGCTCTTGTGATGGCCTACAG ACTTGTCTTCGGATGGTGGCCATTCAGCCCATTCCTAAAGGCCATGAGATCTTCAACACTTACGGGCAAATGGCTAACTGGCAACTGATTCACATGTATGGTTTTGCTGAACCGTATCCCGACAACACGAATGACACAGCTGACATTCAGATGGTGACTGTTCGTGAAGCCGCGTTACAGG GGACAAAAGTTGAAGCTGAAAGGCTCCTACTCTATGAACGCTGGGATTTCTTATGCAAATTGGAGATGGTAGGGGAAGAGGGAGCCTTTGTGATTGGGCGTGAAGAGGTACTGACTGAAGAGGAACTGGCCACTACACTCAAG GTACTGTGCATGCCTGCTGAGGAGTTCAGAGAGTTTAAAGACCAGAATGGATGGGAAGATGATAAAAGTGAAGAAGACAGCCTGACAATCACAGATATCCCCAAACTCAAAGCATCATGGAGACAGCTTCTTCGGGACAGTGTTTTGTTGACCCTGCAAACCTATGCCACAGACTTAAAAACTGAGCAAGATTTACTCAGCAATAAGGAGGTCTATGCGGCACTTAGCTGGAGGGAACAGCAAGCCTTACAGGTGCGTTATGGTCAGAAGATGATTCTACACCGGCTGTTGGAGCTGACACGTTAG
- the SETD6 gene encoding N-lysine methyltransferase SETD6 isoform X6: MATQAKRRRVAGPAGSDDDPAPVASFLSWCQRVGLELSPKVAVSRQGTVAGYGMVARESVQPGELLFAVPRAALLSQHTCSISGVLERGGHADRGGETPSWARGVPNLRVSPRARRAAEPVGLGAAAAGATPRDAGPGLALEPLLCALARAGPLAAPHVLTCLRMVAIQPIPKGHEIFNTYGQMANWQLIHMYGFAEPYPDNTNDTADIQMVTVREAALQGTKVEAERLLLYERWDFLCKLEMVGEEGAFVIGREEVLTEEELATTLKVLCMPAEEFREFKDQNGWEDDKSEEDSLTITDIPKLKASWRQLLRDSVLLTLQTYATDLKTEQDLLSNKEVYAALSWREQQALQVRYGQKMILHRLLELTR, translated from the exons ATGGCGACCCAGGCAAAGCGCCGGCGG GTGGCCGGGCCTGCGGGCAGCGACGACGACCCGGCCCCGGTGGCCAGCTTCCTGAGCTGGTGCCAGCGGGTGGGACTGGAGCTGAGTCCCAAG GTGGCGGTGAGCCGGCAGGGCACGGTGGCCGGCTACGGCATGGTGGCCCGGGAGAGCGTGCAGCCCGGGGAACTGCTGTTCGCGGTGCCGCGGGCCGCGCTCCTGTCGCAGCACACCTGCTCCATCAGCGGTGTGCTGGAACGAGGTGGGCACGCCGACAGGGGTGGAGAGACGCCGAGTTGGGCCCGCGGGGTCCCTAATCTTCGTGTCTCCCCCAGAGCGAGGCGCGCTGCAGAGCCAGTCGGGCTGGGTGCCGCTGCTGCTGGCGCTACTCCACGAGATGCAGGCCCCGGCCTCGCCCTGGAGCCCCTACTTTGCGCTCTGGCCCGAGCTGGGCCGCTTGCAGCACCCCATGTTCTG ACTTGTCTTCGGATGGTGGCCATTCAGCCCATTCCTAAAGGCCATGAGATCTTCAACACTTACGGGCAAATGGCTAACTGGCAACTGATTCACATGTATGGTTTTGCTGAACCGTATCCCGACAACACGAATGACACAGCTGACATTCAGATGGTGACTGTTCGTGAAGCCGCGTTACAGG GGACAAAAGTTGAAGCTGAAAGGCTCCTACTCTATGAACGCTGGGATTTCTTATGCAAATTGGAGATGGTAGGGGAAGAGGGAGCCTTTGTGATTGGGCGTGAAGAGGTACTGACTGAAGAGGAACTGGCCACTACACTCAAG GTACTGTGCATGCCTGCTGAGGAGTTCAGAGAGTTTAAAGACCAGAATGGATGGGAAGATGATAAAAGTGAAGAAGACAGCCTGACAATCACAGATATCCCCAAACTCAAAGCATCATGGAGACAGCTTCTTCGGGACAGTGTTTTGTTGACCCTGCAAACCTATGCCACAGACTTAAAAACTGAGCAAGATTTACTCAGCAATAAGGAGGTCTATGCGGCACTTAGCTGGAGGGAACAGCAAGCCTTACAGGTGCGTTATGGTCAGAAGATGATTCTACACCGGCTGTTGGAGCTGACACGTTAG
- the SETD6 gene encoding N-lysine methyltransferase SETD6 isoform X3, whose translation MATQAKRRRRALPGGAAPLRLPVLGGRACGQRRRPGPGGQLPELVPAGGTGAESQGGGEPAGHGGRLRHGGPGERAARGTAVRGAAGRAPVAAHLLHQRCAGTRARRAAEPVGLGAAAAGATPRDAGPGLALEPLLCALARAGPLAAPHVLARGGAPAIAAGHRRTRGRGEGFGQHPQRVLFHCAALHGRPPRSFQPQGPISGTLPPARGSCDGLQTCLRMVAIQPIPKGHEIFNTYGQMANWQLIHMYGFAEPYPDNTNDTADIQMVTVREAALQGTKVEAERLLLYERWDFLCKLEMVGEEGAFVIGREEVLTEEELATTLKVLCMPAEEFREFKDQNGWEDDKSEEDSLTITDIPKLKASWRQLLRDSVLLTLQTYATDLKTEQDLLSNKEVYAALSWREQQALQVRYGQKMILHRLLELTR comes from the exons ATGGCGACCCAGGCAAAGCGCCGGCGG CGAGCTCTCCCGGGCGGGGCCGCGCCACTGCGCTTGCCTGTCTTAGGTGGCCGGGCCTGCGGGCAGCGACGACGACCCGGCCCCGGTGGCCAGCTTCCTGAGCTGGTGCCAGCGGGTGGGACTGGAGCTGAGTCCCAAG GTGGCGGTGAGCCGGCAGGGCACGGTGGCCGGCTACGGCATGGTGGCCCGGGAGAGCGTGCAGCCCGGGGAACTGCTGTTCGCGGTGCCGCGGGCCGCGCTCCTGTCGCAGCACACCTGCTCCATCAGCGGTGTGCTGGAACGAG AGCGAGGCGCGCTGCAGAGCCAGTCGGGCTGGGTGCCGCTGCTGCTGGCGCTACTCCACGAGATGCAGGCCCCGGCCTCGCCCTGGAGCCCCTACTTTGCGCTCTGGCCCGAGCTGGGCCGCTTGCAGCACCCCATGTTCTG GCCAGAGGAGGAGCGCCGGCGATTGCTGCAGGGCACAGGCGTACCCGAGGCCGTGGAGAAGGATTTGGTCAACATCCGCAgcgagtattattccattgtgctGCCCTTCATGGACGCCCACCCCGATCTTTTCAGCCCCAGGGTCCGATCTCTGGAACTCTACCGCCAGCTCGTGGCTCTTGTGATGGCCTACAG ACTTGTCTTCGGATGGTGGCCATTCAGCCCATTCCTAAAGGCCATGAGATCTTCAACACTTACGGGCAAATGGCTAACTGGCAACTGATTCACATGTATGGTTTTGCTGAACCGTATCCCGACAACACGAATGACACAGCTGACATTCAGATGGTGACTGTTCGTGAAGCCGCGTTACAGG GGACAAAAGTTGAAGCTGAAAGGCTCCTACTCTATGAACGCTGGGATTTCTTATGCAAATTGGAGATGGTAGGGGAAGAGGGAGCCTTTGTGATTGGGCGTGAAGAGGTACTGACTGAAGAGGAACTGGCCACTACACTCAAG GTACTGTGCATGCCTGCTGAGGAGTTCAGAGAGTTTAAAGACCAGAATGGATGGGAAGATGATAAAAGTGAAGAAGACAGCCTGACAATCACAGATATCCCCAAACTCAAAGCATCATGGAGACAGCTTCTTCGGGACAGTGTTTTGTTGACCCTGCAAACCTATGCCACAGACTTAAAAACTGAGCAAGATTTACTCAGCAATAAGGAGGTCTATGCGGCACTTAGCTGGAGGGAACAGCAAGCCTTACAGGTGCGTTATGGTCAGAAGATGATTCTACACCGGCTGTTGGAGCTGACACGTTAG
- the SETD6 gene encoding N-lysine methyltransferase SETD6 isoform X1, which translates to MATQAKRRRVAGPAGSDDDPAPVASFLSWCQRVGLELSPKVAVSRQGTVAGYGMVARESVQPGELLFAVPRAALLSQHTCSISGVLERERGALQSQSGWVPLLLALLHEMQAPASPWSPYFALWPELGRLQHPMFWPEEERRRLLQGTGVPEAVEKDLVNIRSEYYSIVLPFMDAHPDLFSPRVRSLELYRQLVALVMAYSFQEPLEEEEDEKEPNSPLMVPAADILNHLANHNANLEYSPTCLRMVAIQPIPKGHEIFNTYGQMANWQLIHMYGFAEPYPDNTNDTADIQMVTVREAALQGTKVEAERLLLYERWDFLCKLEMVGEEGAFVIGREEVLTEEELATTLKVLCMPAEEFREFKDQNGWEDDKSEEDSLTITDIPKLKASWRQLLRDSVLLTLQTYATDLKTEQDLLSNKEVYAALSWREQQALQVRYGQKMILHRLLELTR; encoded by the exons ATGGCGACCCAGGCAAAGCGCCGGCGG GTGGCCGGGCCTGCGGGCAGCGACGACGACCCGGCCCCGGTGGCCAGCTTCCTGAGCTGGTGCCAGCGGGTGGGACTGGAGCTGAGTCCCAAG GTGGCGGTGAGCCGGCAGGGCACGGTGGCCGGCTACGGCATGGTGGCCCGGGAGAGCGTGCAGCCCGGGGAACTGCTGTTCGCGGTGCCGCGGGCCGCGCTCCTGTCGCAGCACACCTGCTCCATCAGCGGTGTGCTGGAACGAG AGCGAGGCGCGCTGCAGAGCCAGTCGGGCTGGGTGCCGCTGCTGCTGGCGCTACTCCACGAGATGCAGGCCCCGGCCTCGCCCTGGAGCCCCTACTTTGCGCTCTGGCCCGAGCTGGGCCGCTTGCAGCACCCCATGTTCTG GCCAGAGGAGGAGCGCCGGCGATTGCTGCAGGGCACAGGCGTACCCGAGGCCGTGGAGAAGGATTTGGTCAACATCCGCAgcgagtattattccattgtgctGCCCTTCATGGACGCCCACCCCGATCTTTTCAGCCCCAGGGTCCGATCTCTGGAACTCTACCGCCAGCTCGTGGCTCTTGTGATGGCCTACAG CTTTCAGGAACcactggaggaagaggaggatgaaaaGGAGCCAAACTCCCCTTTGATGGTGCCTGCTGCAGACATACTAAACCATTTAGCCAATCACAATGCCAATCTAGAATACTCTCCA ACTTGTCTTCGGATGGTGGCCATTCAGCCCATTCCTAAAGGCCATGAGATCTTCAACACTTACGGGCAAATGGCTAACTGGCAACTGATTCACATGTATGGTTTTGCTGAACCGTATCCCGACAACACGAATGACACAGCTGACATTCAGATGGTGACTGTTCGTGAAGCCGCGTTACAGG GGACAAAAGTTGAAGCTGAAAGGCTCCTACTCTATGAACGCTGGGATTTCTTATGCAAATTGGAGATGGTAGGGGAAGAGGGAGCCTTTGTGATTGGGCGTGAAGAGGTACTGACTGAAGAGGAACTGGCCACTACACTCAAG GTACTGTGCATGCCTGCTGAGGAGTTCAGAGAGTTTAAAGACCAGAATGGATGGGAAGATGATAAAAGTGAAGAAGACAGCCTGACAATCACAGATATCCCCAAACTCAAAGCATCATGGAGACAGCTTCTTCGGGACAGTGTTTTGTTGACCCTGCAAACCTATGCCACAGACTTAAAAACTGAGCAAGATTTACTCAGCAATAAGGAGGTCTATGCGGCACTTAGCTGGAGGGAACAGCAAGCCTTACAGGTGCGTTATGGTCAGAAGATGATTCTACACCGGCTGTTGGAGCTGACACGTTAG